The following are encoded in a window of Hypanus sabinus isolate sHypSab1 unplaced genomic scaffold, sHypSab1.hap1 scaffold_1437, whole genome shotgun sequence genomic DNA:
- the LOC132386966 gene encoding zinc-binding protein A33-like: MASKGPVESLSEEVICPICLDFFTDPVTLECGHNFCHSCITKYWEREKRNSCPECREVFADRTLRVNRTLGNLTQEVRNLNLNPKGKESKRHCEEHEEELKLFCETDKTLICVICAAAQEHREHRFVLIEEAVKNYKDQLKSSLDSLTKKKSDFQEKEQQQKEKISGVQEQSHSLQSHITSQFAELRQIITEKEQSLLRDLREEEKRILDTMEENLLALQKNIRVIQEEITKLREQTDQKDSVIFLKEEAHRNKRINDDVQELSVTDEALPVEKFDHLYLLNTLLRETLDAINRVSVTLDVETASPYLEVSEDRKSVRLTGTRRNLPDTGKRFTNWFCVLGSEGFTSGRHYWEVEVTGNRGWCLGVAAESVERKGPVSLRPETGFWVIGRVDDVLHRDCDVFCVPPSPETRLPTGPIPRMVGVYLSYESGTVSFYNAETKSHLHTFTGNKFTGKLYPFFRTGDVNQWLRICSGSAPGL, translated from the exons ATGGCTTCGAAAGGACCGGTCGAGAGTTTGAGCGAGGAGGTTATTTGTCCCATCTgtctggatttcttcaccgatccggttaCACTGGAGTGCGGACACAACTTCTGTCACTCTTGTATCACAAAGTAttgggaaagggagaagagaaactcctgcccggaatgcagagaggtgtttgctgaccgcaccctcagggtgaatcggACCTTAGGAAATCTGACACAAGAAGTTCGGAATCTAAACCTgaatccgaaagggaaggaaagtaaacgtcactgcgaggaacatgaggaggaactgaagctgttttgtgaaacggacaagacactgatctgtgtgatctgtgcagctgcgcaggaacacagagagcatCGATTTGTGCTGATTGAAGAAGCTGTTAAAAACTACAAG gatcagctaaaatcttccttagactctctcacaaaaaagaaatcagacttccaggaaaaggagcaacaacagaaagagaagatttccggagttcag gaacagtcacacagccttcagtcccacatcacatcccagtttgctgaactgcgccagattatcactgagaaagagcagagcttactcagggatcttagggaagaagagaagaggattctcGACACAATGGAGGAAAATCTTCTAGCTCTTCAAAAGAACATAAGGGttattcaggaggaaatcactaagCTAAGGGAACAGACAGATCAAAAAGACAgtgtgatatttctcaag gaggaagctcatCGTAACAAGAG gattaatgacgatgtccaggaattgtcagtgacagatgaggcCCTACCGGTTGAAAAATTTGATCACCTCTATTTGTTGAACACATTGCTGAGAGAAACACTTGATGCCATTAatcgag tctctgtcaccctggatgtggaaacggcgagtCCGTatctcgaggtgtctgaggatcggaagagtgtgagactGACCGGGACCCGGaggaatctccctgacaccgggaagagattcacaaacTGGttttgtgtgctgggatcggagggattcacatcggggagacattactgggaggtggaggtgacggggaatcggggctggtgtctgggagtcgccgcagagtctgtggagaggaagggaccggtcagtctgaggccggagaccggattctgggtcatcgGGCGGGTTGATGACGTGTTACATCGGGATTGTGACGTGTTCTGTGTCCCCCCCTCCCCCGAGACCCGTCTCCCGACCGGTCCCATTCCCAGGatggtgggagtttatctcagttacgaatccgggacagtttcattttacaacgcggagaccaagtcccatctccacaccttcactgggaataaattcacggggaaactttatccaTTCTTCCGGACTGGGGATGtaaaccagtggctgagaatctgctccggttccgctccgggtctgtaa